The sequence below is a genomic window from Natrinema sp. DC36.
GTTCGGACTCGCCGAGGAAGTCGCCGACCCGGACGTTCCCGTGTCGATCGTCTTTAGCGACAAGTGGGAGCTACTTCGGGACAGCGCCGACGGACTCATGGACCGAATGGTCTACGAGACCGAGGAGGGCGTCGACCTCATCCCGGCCGACGACGGACTCGCCGCGGAGGACAATAACCTCGCGAACGTTCCGCGGGAGGATCGATACGACCGACTCGAGGCGTTCGTCAAAGACGAGATCGCACCGCGGTATGATATGGTGCTGTTCGACCTGCCGGGCAAGGAGGACAATATCACGATCAACGGACTCCACGCCGCCGAGAACGTAATCGCACCGCTGAAACCCGGCGCGTTCGAACTCTCCCAACTCGAGAACCTTGAGGGCGAACTCGCGACGGTCGCCGCCGACAAGGACCACGACGCTCAACCGACGTTGCAGCTCGTATTCGCGACGATGGTCGACCGAACGACAAACCTCTCGAGTGAGTTCGTCGAGCAACTCGAGGCCGACTACCCAGAAATCTCTGGCGCGGGAGTGGCCGAATCCGCGAATATCGCCGACGGACAATCCGACGGCCGAACGCTGTTCGCGTTCGAAGACGACGAACTATACAACACGGGCCGACGCGCTCGAAAGGCGTACCAGGAACTGACCAACGACCTCCTTTCCCGACTTCAACAATGACCGAGTCCGATATGGACCCTGACGAGATTATCGATCAGCACAAGAACGAAACCGAAGGCGGCCACTCCCAGACAGAGGCGGCCGTCGAAAAAGAAGACACTGACGACGACACACCCTCGCTCGAGGACGCCGTGGCCGACGCCTACGAACAACTCGACGACAACGATATCTCGTCGAATCTCACGCTTCGAGACGAGAATCTGGCGGCGCTGTTCCACGGGCTCGAGGACTCGGGCCGACTCGCCGACGTAGGCGAAGCGGCAGCCGACGAGCTAAATCGCGACGACGAGGACACGGACACGCGGGCGGCCACGCTCCGACTGTTGGTTCGGGTCGGACTGAAAGAAGTCGATGAGAGCGTAATTCAGGCGGGCAAGGACGGCCGCGACCAATTCCTCGAGTCTGACGAGTTCTGAATCCAGACCACGAATCCGTTTTGCGGCTATTGATACTGCATCTGGATACTGGATACAGATATTGGATACATTGAAGTACCAACAGTCCGAACGCTAATTCGAGCGGCGAAAGCCGCCCGACTCAAAATGGCAACAGACACAGACCGGGCCGTAGCGCCCATTATCGGCGTCGTATTACTCATCGGACTAACAGTTATCCTCGCGGCCACGATCGCCGCGTTCACGCTCGATATGCAACCCCCGAGTGCCGACCAGGTACTCGAGACGGACCCACAAACCCAAGACACGCCCGACGTGGCCTTTTCGTTCTCACAGACCCGCGGACTCACGACCATCACCCACGACGGGGGCGACGCGCTCGACGCCGACTCGGTGACCATCGAAACCGACGGCGGGTCGCAGGTGTGGGCCGACAGTGGGCGCGTGGACAAAGGCGACTCGCGGACGGTCTCGGGGAGTGGGGTTCGGGTGTTGTACGAGGGGGAGGTGTTGGCCGAATCGGGCGCGTAGGGCGGCTGTCGGGGAAACAACTAGTACGAATGAAATTGAGATTTTAGATATGAACGAAACCAAAGCAGACGAGACTGAACGCTGCGAGCGCTGCGAGACACCTATCCCGAATGGCCACCACTCGCTATGCGGTCCGTGCGGATCGAAGGAGAAACGCGAACAGATGGGACACGGCCCGCAGGGTGAGCGATAAATGTCCGGTTGTCTACACTCCGAGATAGTCGAAGGTGACGACGGCCCTGAATGCGGACAGTGTGGGACGGAGGTTCCGTGCCCAGAAAACACGTCTGAACAGTGTGCTACGTGGGGGTGCGAAGCCGAACCACTCCCACACATGGCGTCCTGTTACGAGCACGTCGCACCATACGAGATACCGCCATATGACGAAATAGAGTGTCCAGAGTGTGGGAAAACTGGCGGCCACGGAACGATACACGACGATTTGTATTATTGCAAGAACGACGATTGTGGTGCATCGTTCGACCCACGAAGAACGGACTATCTCCGCACACTCCGGTCGGACACCGAACAGTCCACTCCGGGGAATCAATGACTGCCCCTGAAACAATCCGAGAGGCGTTCAAGTATGATCCTGTGTACTGCACGGAGTGCGAGACGCCGGTTTCGGTGACGATCGCCGACGACCCACAACCGTACCGGTGGGAATGCTCGTGCGCGGTCGGCTACCCGACGGCGTCGCTCCCTGACCAGTGGTTCCACCCGGAGATAGACCAATGAGCGAACTTGACGACCTCAGCAGTCTCGAGACGTTCCAGCGCTTTCAGGTCCTGTCGTACATCCCGCTGCTAATCGGATCGGTGGCCGTAATCGCCGGGGCGCTGGGTATGTATCGAATCGGTGGGATTCCCGAACTGACCGCTCGAATCACGACCACGCCGACCGACCTCTCGAGTCTGTTCGCGCTGCTGGTACTCGTGTTGTTCGTCGGCGGACTCCTCCTCTGTGCGGCAGCGATGCTATTCGGGCTCTGGGGGATTCGCGGCGGGACGGAACGACAACGGGCGTGCCTTCGGCGCGTGATGGACGAATGAGCGACCACTCACCGATCTACCGGGCCGCCGTAAGCGGGCTCGAGGCTGCGGCCGGGATAGCCGTCGGAACCACGGCCCTGTTCGGCTTCGCGTGGGTCGTCTTCCCGCCGGTCGGTCGGTTCATCACACGACCAACAGGCGGTATCGGGACGTATACGCCGTGGTGGGGCCACGGCCTGAAAGCGGCCGTCCTACTCGCGATGATCGTTGTAACCGTCGCCGCGGCGATCCTCGCGGCGACACTCGTCCGTGCGCTGTTCATCGGTCCCGATACATCCTAAGACCATGAAACAACAACCAGAACGACGACCGAACTACTGGAGCAACGACCGAGAAACAGGGACAAGCACGCCGGGCGTACTCGAGTACTACGGCGAGTTCGCACTGTCGATCATATTCCGAATCTGGTGGGCCCTTGCCGGACTCGGGGCCGCATACGCGAGTGAACGGCTACTCGGCATCGGGGAACCGACAGTCTCGATAATCGGCGTTTCGGTTGCTGCCGTCTCATTGGTTGCGACACTCGAGTACACGCGTCGATTGTAGAATCCCTGACCACAACTCTCCTCTAAAGGCCGACCCGCTGGCCGACCGTGCTACCACTCGATAACTTCCATACCACCTTCGGGACCGTCGCCGTCGTCACCCTCGTCCTCGAGCGCGTTCGCCATGCGCTTGACTGCGGAAACGATACCGTAACTGAGCGCACCGCCGATCGCCGTCACGCCAATTCCGAGTACTATCTTTATCATGCAATTCGACTCGCGGGAGAATCTCTCTTAAGGGTGGCGGGGGTCCGTATATACCCGCCAGAAACACTCTCGAGACGGCTTGCTATCGCCGAAAGAGCCACCAGAAACCAACTTAGTCGCGCTTAGTCCAAAGGCCGACCCGCTGGCCGACCACCATTGTCTACCCATAGACAGACTTATTAGGGTGGGTGTCTACAGGTAGACATAGAGGGAGAAACACAATGCAGACCCAACACACATTCACCGTTGAATCGGCGACGAAAACCCACGGCGATTCCGAAAAGGAACTGGACGGCGTTACGTCGTCTCGGTGGACCAAACGCGGCAACGACCGACTATACATCAACGGCCTGTTCACGTCTACGACGGACGTGTACGTCAACCTCTCCGAAGACACGGTCACGGTCTCGGGCACGAAGATCCGGGGAACGGAGGTAGTTCGTGACGGTGATGGACTCACCGTGACGATCAAGCGACCGTCGGGCGAAATCGAAATCCAAATCGGTACTGTTGAATCGACGGGCGACGAGACGGCTGAAGACGATTCGGAAGGCGATTCCGACGGTGACGTTGACCTCGAAGAACTCGGTATCGGACTCTAAACCCATGAAGGAACTTACGTGCAATACGTGCGGCGAGTCGACGTACCTCCTTGAGCGCGGAGAGACTCAAGTTCGCGAGCTGCCCGACGAGAGGGAAACGCCGATGGACCACCTCGAGCGGACAGGACACGACCCACGCCAGCCACCAGAGCGAGAGCGCCGTCAGTGCAACGAGTGTGGAAACGTCTGGTGGTATGAGGGGGACTCGGACCGACCGACGTGCCCGAATTGTAAAGGCAAGAACAATGAACCGACTGACTCAGACCAATGACTGCAATCCCGAGCGAGAACATGGCCCACATCCGTAGTATAGCCCGCGAGATACTCCACGAATCCGCGAGACCGGACTTCCGACCGTCGAACCGCTGGTATCACATCGAACTCGACGAATACGAAGACAGATATTCGGACGAGATCGCGTCCGCGTGCCGAGAGGCTGGGTACAAAGTCTCGACACTCCCGAAAGAGGTGAAGGTCACAAAACCGGGGCTCCATTGGCCCGATGTTGAGTGAGACAGATAGATACCACACAACGGACGAGTAGAACAACCCCGACCACACCCCTCTCCTCTAAAGGGCCGACCCGCTGGCCGACCGCGACGCGCGAGCCTCGAGCGCGCCGCTATCCTGTAGACTGACGGACAGCAAAGAGCTATCGGATATCGCGGGTGGTCACCACGGCAGGCGCTCGCGGAGGTCGTCGCGACCGGTGTCTTCGAGCCACGAGACCAGCAGGCCGTGGGCGAGCCCGGTCGTGAGACAGAGTGCGAGGATACCGAGCGTCCAGCGGTTACTCACTGCGACCGACCTCTCGCCGAACGAACTCCGGCGCATCCTCAATCCGAACCACTCGCGACCGGTAGATATCGTGGGTGTGCCCTTCGACCTCGCCGATCGTGTACTCGAGCACGTCCGCCGAGACGCGTGTGAGATCCCACCCGCCACTCGGATAGGTGGTCCACCGACAGAACGGACGCTCGTCGGCTTCGGAATCGTAGGCGAGCCACCACTCGCAGTCGGCGGGTATCTCGAAGTAGACGGCCACCGACGCGGCCTCGAGCGCGAGTCGCCAGTGGGCGGGTTCGATCTCGTCGTTGCGCTTGCGGCCGTCCATCACGGCGACGACCGGGCGGACCTCCGCACTCGGCGCGAACGGTGTGCCGGAGGATTCGACGAGACGCTGGCGGGCCGTGGTGGGCTTCCGATTGAGGTTCTGGTAGGTCATTCGGAATCACGCTCTTCGGGCCATTGGTGCGTCGATCGCTCCGGGTCGTAGTCGTCCTGGTATTCGAACAGCCCGCTCGCCGCGCCGCCGATGAACCACTGTTCGAACCCTCGCGCACAATCGGGACAGAGGTCGAGTGTTCCGAAATACCGCGTGTAGATGTGCACACCATCTTCAGGATCGACGAACTGCCACCCGGACGCATTTGGCCGGTCCCAGTCTTGTTTCGCACCACACCGGTCACAGATATGCCGTTCTTGTTTCATTCCGACTCACGCTCGAATCCGCTGATAATCGTATACTCGTAGCCGAACACGTCACGCCGAAACGCGACGGTATCCGGGTTGTACGTCAGTTGCGGGCGGCCGTGGCGATCGTGGTACTTCCAGAGATAGCCCTCGCGGGACGCCTCGCTTTCAGTGAAATAGTCCTCGAACTCAGGCATCGTTCTCACCGCCGGCAAATTGCATATCCAGAGACACGTCCTCCGGGTCGCCATCGAAATCGTCCATCGTCAGTTGCGCGTTCGAGTAGCCGGCGAACAGCCGCACGCCGCCGGTACCGTCCTCGCGATAGTCCTCCTCTGAAAGTCCTTTCACGCCGTGACAGCGCTCGCAGAGGCGTTGCAGGTTGTCGGGATCGAACGGGTGGCCGCCTTTCGAGACGGGCACGATATGGTCGATCTCGTAGTCGGTGCCGCCGGTCCCACACCGGACACACTCGCCGTCGCGGTGGGCGACGTAGCGCCGGAGGAACGACCACGAAAAGAGCTTCTGCACGTTCGTCGCGACCGTCTTGCAGTACTCGCTACAGTACTTTCGGAGCGGCGGTTGGACGGCCTCGCCACAGACACGGCACTCGTCGGGGTCGGTCTGTGGGAATAGGTCGCCGATACGGACGAACTCTTTCCGGTCACCCATCGTTCTCACCCCGCGTTTCCTCAGACACGAGCTGTGCCAGCGCCGCGCGGATCGCTTCGCTTCGATTCGGGAACTGACCGTCGTCGACCAGGGCGTCGACGCGCTCGAGTTGGGACTCGGTTTCCCGAAACGTCACCCGGTCCATCGCCTCGCCGGTCGTCTCACGGTCGCGGTGGGTCGTCGCTTTGTGTTGGGTAGACATCTTACTCGCCCTCCGATTCCGGCGGCAGGTATCGTTCGGCCCAAATCCGATGCTCGTCACTACAGGACTGGCAGACCCTCGTTTTCACAGTGACGCCGTCGGTGGTCTCGGCTTTGACGAGGTAGTCGGCCCCGTTCTCACAGTCGTTGTAGGCGCACTCTCCCGTGTCCGTTCTGACGGCGCTCGTCGGGAGCGGTTCACCGCCTGCTTTCCACCGATCGGTTTCGGACCTACTCACACAGAACCACTCTCCTCGCTCGCATCGAAGTAGTCGGCCAGCGTCACTCGCGGATCGGCCGGCACGTCCGCGTCACTCTCGCGGACTGGATTCACGACGTGTTCGACGGGGCCGTACTCCGAATCGTACTCGAGCAACGCCCGTTCGACGTAGGCCGGGATCTCCTCGAGCGGGCCGACCCGTTCGGCGTATTTCTGAATCTCGCCGTCGCTGTCTTTCCAGAGGACGGTCCGACAGACGACCACGGCGGTCTCGTCGTCGATCACTTCGGCCGCCCATTCCTCTCGTGTCGGATTCGGCCACACCTGGAGCACCGGATTCTCGAGTTGCGTGCGCGGGTGCATCCAGTGAACCTCGATTTGATCCTGTTCGACGTGCTCGGGGTGGTCGTAGTCGTTACTCATCGGTAGTACGCCCCCTGTAGCCAACTGTCGAGTTCGCCCGCCCGGAATCGAAGGCCTTCTTCGATATCGTAGAGGTGTGCGTCCGGGTGTGGCCGGCGAGCGGCGAGTTCACCGGCTTCGCCGTCCATCGTTGCGACCGCTCCAGCGAGACGGTCCCCGAATTGGGATAGGCGCTCGATTTCGACAGATTCGCTACTCATGCACGACCGCCTCCTCGAGTAGATCCGCTTCGGAGACGACCTCCATTTCGACGGCTTCCTCCCCGTGGATGCAGTGCAGCGTCGGCGGGAGATTGAACGCGCCTGCCGTCGTATCGTTCGTCGCGATTTCATTCCCACAGCGGGGACACTCGTGTAGACTCATACCCCACCCCGCTCCCGCTCGAGTTCCCAGCGCCGGACCACGTCCACGTCAACGCACGAGTGCGAGCAAATCAGATCGACCTGCCCGCGGAGCACGACGCTCGCTTCGAAGTCGAACAGTTCGTGGTATCTGACCGCCTGCCCGTCGCGGGACTCGAAATACCACTCGAGGCCCGACTCACTGTCTCGACACCAGAGGACCTCGCCGTCCCCACAGTCGGCCAGCGTCGGGCCGTCGGTGTGTCGCTGTACGCCGCCGGTTCGCTTCGATTCCGTGCTCATGTCTTTCTCTCCGATTCCGGCCGTCTCGTGTGTGCGAGCGGCCCGAATCCTATGCATATGCTACAGGAAACATATGTAAAAGCCTATCCCCGACAGGCGGGACGCTCGGACACCCGAGACTAGCGAAAACGAAGGAATCGGTGGTGTGCATAACGCCTATACTGACGCCGCACACACGACACGGTATGCCAACCGACGCCGCCGACCTTCTCGACCGGCTCGAGGAGCACTATCCCGACGCGACCGCTGCCGACGCCCAACCCGAGTGGATCGACGACCTTCGAGACGCTCACTCGGCGATCGAAACCGCGTTCGTTCGAAAACGCGGCCCGATGCCGTTTCCACAGGTCGAACTCGAGGTGTACAATCAGGTGGCCGACGAGACGGGCTGGCACCGAATCGAACTCTCGGGCGGTCACTGGGGATACGCCTATTCCGACCCGCCGGCCGGCGTGATTGGGGCACAGGACTTTCTCACAGAGCGCGTTGACACCGATGGATTCGAACAGTGGTGGCGGGCAAACGTCGGGTTTAGTGGGGAGTAACGGCCTGTCGGCGGCACGCTTTTCCTAGTTGAAAGAGACTGTTCTGGTATGAGCACGACACTCGAGTACGGGCCGTCCTACGAGGGGTGGTTCGGCCGCCTCTGTGAGCACGTCCCGATCTTCGATGCGAGCGCACCCGACGGCTGGCGACTCTCATATCGAGCGTACAACCGCACCGACTGGGTGCATCCCGAGACGGAGGTTCGCCTCACCTGTGTCAAAACGCCGTCGGGGTGGGATTTGTTCGTCGAAGCCGACGGCGAGGGTTACCAGGTCCTTCCGAAAGGCGCGCTCCGATGGAACGCGTTCGGCGCTGCGCGACAGTTCCTCGAAGGCGGCCCGCTCATGCTGGCCGATCGGGACGTGGCGATCGACGGCCCACTGACGCTCGAGCGGTTTCGGGAGGACTGACCGATGAGCGACGATATTACCGAGTTCGAAGCCGCCGCGGAGGACACGCTCGAGGTCACCGTCTCGGACGGAACGACCTACGAGTTTCCCGCATCGCACTTGCCCGCGTTGAAAGGGATGTTCGAATCACTCGAGATCGACGGTGCGGAGGTGCCAGAGTTCAACGGAACCGCGGAAAACTTTCGAGAGCGAGTTTCGGGCGAGGAATAGCCACTCTCACCCACTGATTCGCGCCCGAAGCGATATGACGCGGGCCATGGACTCCCCACACGGCCGGCCGTGTGCGACCGGCCGACCTGGGACAACAGGGACCCACGGTACTCGCACTACCCCCCCCTTTCGTGCCGATGGAACTACGACCACGGAGTCCCGACTGTCGCGTCTGGCCGCTATTCCTCGTCGTCTTCTGCTCGTCCAGCTCGTCCAGCAGGAGTATCCGGCCAGTCTTCGCGTTTATACTCGCCAGAATGCTCGGTGTTGACGTGCTCGAGTAGCTCGGCAGACCCGCCGGCTGTGTACGAGCAGTCGGGGGACGGACAGCCGTAGGTGCGAACGTCGGTCATGGTCGGCCGTAGGGGCGTGGGAGTGAAAGGTAATGCGACCGGCGAAAGAATCAGTCCGCCGCCCACGCGTCACGGTTCATCCCGATCGCGAAGGCAACGAGCGCAACCACGACCGCGTTTGCCGTCGCAAAGAAACTCTCGCTGGCGAGATAGACGAGTAGCAGGTTCCCACCGACGCCGACGAGAGCGATCAACGCCCACAGTCGCGGTCCGCGGAGGAACGACCCACTCACATCCACTCACCACCGGGAACGATCATGTCGAGTCGCATGATGATATTGAGTGCAAGGAATCCGGCGGGGAGTACAGTGACCATCAGGAACGCCATTACGGCCAGTGCGGCCAGAATCTCTCCGCCGATAGCGGACACACCACTCGAGAGGGCGAGCGTGGAACCCATCCATGGGAGGGCGACAACCGATCCGCCGAGGCCAGCGACGGCTAACTGACGAGCGAATAGGAGGCTTATCACCGCAAGCTCAACTATCTCGCCGAGTCGCGACCTGTCCTGTGGTGTTGGTTCATACATCCGAATCACCGTCCACCGTCACCCGATACAGGTGCCCGCTGTCCATCGCGCCGTTCAACTCGGCGATCGCCGCCTGCCAGTCGCCGACCGTCGCGAAGCCCGAGAGTTCCCGGTAGGGCTCGAGCGCCGATTCATCGGCCGGATCGACGGCGTCGATATGCGCGACCAGACAGTCGCCCTCCTTTTCGCCGAGTCGTGACTCGCGCCACCACGTCTCGCCGGCCGTTCGGTCGTCGACACGGAAGGTGACGCACTCGCCGTGCTCGAGTAGTTGGGCGCGGGCGGTCTCGTCGGCGAAGACGATCGGACCGACGTGGTTCGACTGTCCGCTCATTCGGATTCCTCGCAAACGGATTTCTTTAGCTCCTTGAACAACTCCGGGTGATGTTCCTCGAGTAGTTCGGCGTCCTTTTCCAGTTCCTCTATACGCGAACGGACGCGGGAAACGGACTCGTATACCTTCTTGTCCGGGTCGCCACTCTCTCCGGAGATCCGTTCCCGGTCCGTCGTCGTCATGACGGCACGATATTTGCTCATGCCGTGTCGGTTGGGTAGCATCCACTTGAGGTTAGCGTCTCTGCTCACTTAGTGTTAGCGCCAAAACTAACGGTAGCACCAAAGCTAACCTTTATGGTGTTGGTGAGCATTGGTGCTAACATGGCAGCGAAGAACGCGACCCAAAACCGAACCGACTTCGAACCGCTCACGGCCGACACCGCCCCCGAGGACTTTCAGATTCTCTCGGTGTTCGACCTCGTCCCTGACGATATCAAGACGACCCCACCCGCGACGGCGAAACTGCTCATGTCGCCGGAATTCACGAACCCGCGCGGTGCGGACGCCGACCGGGGCAAAACGCGAGACTACGTGATCGTTCTGGAGTACCCGGCCCGCGTCGAGAACACGGTCGTCAAAATGAACGACTGTCCGACGCACCGCGGCTCGCGTCTGTTCCGTGGGTTCCTCGAGAACGTGGCCGACGATAAGGGCTACACGCTCGACTCGCAGCAGATCGACGACTACCTGTAACCCACTATGACCGTTTCACAGACACACTCCGAACCGACGCTCCCCGACGGCTGGGAACGCGTCGGCCCCGATGCCGCACCGTATCACAAGTACATTGCTCGAGACGCTGTCGAGATCCGCGACCGGAGCGGAGACCTCCGATACCGACGAGACGTCGTCGTTCTCGTGACCGACCACGGGCGGGCTGGCGTCGCGAAAGGCCCGGCGCATCGCAACTCGTGGGAGATCGGCGACGACGCGGACGCGGTCGGTCGGCGATTCGCCCGCGAGATCGACGCATGGCTCGCCACGGGGAACGGCCCCTACGACACTGACGGCGACCTGGAACAGCGACTCGAGACCGTGGTTTCGGAGGCCGACCGATGACGCTCACCTGTCCCGACTGCGAGACGGTCGACGTTGAACTGACCGACGATAACGGCGCGTCCTACCCACGGACTCGCGTGGAGTTCTACGAGTGCCGGAACTGCGGGCACACGTTCTCGAAGGTGTTGACGGCATGACCTGCGATCCAACCGACTGTTTCCGCTGTCCGTGCGGTCGAACGGCCCCGTGTGCCGACGCCGGTGACACCGAACCGGCGACGCCGAACCCCGGAACCGGCCCGTCCGAACCGACGCTCGGCGACCGGACCGACGACGCGCCCGAATCGTGGGGCTCGCTCGAGGCGGACAGCCCCGAGACCAACGACCCGGACGGAATCCTGCATGACGCCAAGTCGCGGGACTTCAACCAGGCGTTTGCCCTCGTCAGTGGTGGCTACGACTCGGTTGCGGCCGCTCACTACACCTACCACAACGCGCCGTTCGCGTTGGACGGCGTGATTCACATCGATACGTCGATCGGGCTGCGAGAGACGACCGACTACACCGAACGCTTCGCCGACGATCTCGGCCTCGAGCTGCACGTCGCCGACGTGCGCCGCGACGCCGACGAGTACGCGACGCGGATCGAAACCTACGGCTTCCCCGGTGCGAACGAAACCGCGCACAAGTGGGAGTGGGTCAACAACAAGGACAAGCCGCTCCAAACGCTCCTTACGCAGTTCGACGGCACGACGCTGTTGGTCTCCGGTGCGACGCGCGAGGAAAGCGACGCCCGTTTCGAGAAGGTCGACGCCGACGGGCTCGAGGTCAAGGACGGCCACCTCTACGCCTCGCCACTCGCGGCGTGGACACCGTCGGACGTGAAAGCGTACATCGACCAACAGGGCATCCGGCGCTCCGAAGTGGTCGAACACCTCTCGCATTCGGGCGACTGTCTCTGTGGCAGTTATGCGGACCGATGGTTGGAACTCGACGTGATCCGCGACGAGTGGCCGTACATGTGGGCCTATATCCAGTCGCTCGAGGCCCGCGTGATCGATTCGGCCCGCAACGGCGACATGAAAAAGGAGAGCTACGAGGACTACGTGCTGTGGGGCCACGGGTCGACCACCGAACGCGAGTTAGACCAGCGACTCGGCAACCGGGAAATGACGCTCTGTCAAGCGTGTGAACCCGCCGCGCCGGGACTCTCCCCCGGTGACACGTATCTGACGCTCACCGAAGCCGCGTTGGGACTCGAGGATTCGGCGGTCCCCGATAGCGAGACGGCGTTTCGGGACGCCTTCGACGTGACGCAAGCGATTCCCGAGGACAGTGACGAGCACCCACTCGAGGTCCTTCGGCGCGGGTACGAAGCGCTCGACGACGTGGCCGACCGACTCGGCTACGACGGCCACTGGGAGATGGTCGAAGATCGGGCCGAAGAGCCGGTGGCCGCGACCGACGGCGGTGAGAACCAATGAACCCTCGCGTTTGCACCGTCGTTTCGTGTGGCTCCACCAAACAGGACCTCGCACCCGGCGAGACGCTCCCGGCGCGGGAACTCTACGACTCGAGCGTGCACACCTGCAAGGACCGCTACGCCTGCCACTCCGAGGACTACTACATCATGTCCGCCGAGTACGGACTGGTCCGCCACAACACCGAACTCGCGTACTACGACCGCTCGCTCGATCAACTCTCCGACGCGGGCGTTCAGGCGTGGTCTCACGACGTGGCCCGCGACCTCGAGACAGTCCTCGCCGACGGCGACTTCGATGCCGTCGTACTCATCGGTTCCAAGACCTACGTCGGGGCGCTGCGCTCGCACTTCGACCGACTCCCGTGCGCGGTGCTCACGCCGTGGCAAACTGACGACTCCGTGACCGGCGTCGGCCGGGGCATGGCGTGGTGTAACGACGAATCGAACTGGCCCGACCGCGTCTCGAGCGTCGAGGAGATCGCCGAGATCGTGTCGCCGGCCCCGCGGGAGGTGTAGACTCGTGCCAGCGAAACCGCCACTTCCGAGCGAGTACGAGCTGCCCGATTCGGTGAACGGCTGGCACCACACACCCGAGTCGACGCGGAACGCACACGTCTGGACCGACGGCGACGAGACTGCGAGCGTCGAAGTGTTCGAATCCGTTGGCGACGAGATATACGCGAAGGTCGTCGACACTCGCGCCGGGGCCGGCGAGGAACTGTTCCGACTCGAGTACGAGCCCGGCGACGCGACCGGCGCGGCCTACACCGACACGAAACGCGACGCCGTCCGCGAGGGCATCGAACGCGCCCGTGAGTGGATGGACGCGACCGCTCCGACCGAGTGGTCTCACCCCGACGTGTGCGACGCCGTCTTCGACGCGCCCACGGGTTGCTCCCTCGAGCGGTACTTCCACGGGAATCGCGAGAGTGTCGTCTACTACGCTCGCGACGACGTTGATGAATCGCCGCTGCGCGGCCGTGGTGATGATCTCTCGAAACTCACTCCAGAGAACGCGCCGTACCTCTATATTCACGTCTGGAACGGCAGCGGGAACGCAACGGTCGCCCTCGCGCCGTGGACCCACGCTCACGGCCCGTCTTCGAAACATCCAGAGATCAAACC
It includes:
- a CDS encoding type IV pilin N-terminal domain-containing protein; this translates as MATDTDRAVAPIIGVVLLIGLTVILAATIAAFTLDMQPPSADQVLETDPQTQDTPDVAFSFSQTRGLTTITHDGGDALDADSVTIETDGGSQVWADSGRVDKGDSRTVSGSGVRVLYEGEVLAESGA
- a CDS encoding phosphoadenosine phosphosulfate reductase family protein gives rise to the protein MTCDPTDCFRCPCGRTAPCADAGDTEPATPNPGTGPSEPTLGDRTDDAPESWGSLEADSPETNDPDGILHDAKSRDFNQAFALVSGGYDSVAAAHYTYHNAPFALDGVIHIDTSIGLRETTDYTERFADDLGLELHVADVRRDADEYATRIETYGFPGANETAHKWEWVNNKDKPLQTLLTQFDGTTLLVSGATREESDARFEKVDADGLEVKDGHLYASPLAAWTPSDVKAYIDQQGIRRSEVVEHLSHSGDCLCGSYADRWLELDVIRDEWPYMWAYIQSLEARVIDSARNGDMKKESYEDYVLWGHGSTTERELDQRLGNREMTLCQACEPAAPGLSPGDTYLTLTEAALGLEDSAVPDSETAFRDAFDVTQAIPEDSDEHPLEVLRRGYEALDDVADRLGYDGHWEMVEDRAEEPVAATDGGENQ
- a CDS encoding HNH endonuclease signature motif containing protein: MGDRKEFVRIGDLFPQTDPDECRVCGEAVQPPLRKYCSEYCKTVATNVQKLFSWSFLRRYVAHRDGECVRCGTGGTDYEIDHIVPVSKGGHPFDPDNLQRLCERCHGVKGLSEEDYREDGTGGVRLFAGYSNAQLTMDDFDGDPEDVSLDMQFAGGENDA
- a CDS encoding DUF6884 domain-containing protein, with translation MNPRVCTVVSCGSTKQDLAPGETLPARELYDSSVHTCKDRYACHSEDYYIMSAEYGLVRHNTELAYYDRSLDQLSDAGVQAWSHDVARDLETVLADGDFDAVVLIGSKTYVGALRSHFDRLPCAVLTPWQTDDSVTGVGRGMAWCNDESNWPDRVSSVEEIAEIVSPAPREV
- a CDS encoding ribbon-helix-helix domain-containing protein, coding for MSTQHKATTHRDRETTGEAMDRVTFRETESQLERVDALVDDGQFPNRSEAIRAALAQLVSEETRGENDG